From Acidovorax sp. 1608163:
AGCGGCGTGGCATCCACTGCTGCAAGCCGCAACCCCGAGTCCCTTTCACTTGCCGTCCATAGTGATCAACGCATTTTGCTACTGCGTTCAACCGGGTATGAACTGACAGGACTGAGTGAGTATGGCCGCGTTTTAGATATGTTCTCTGCAGACGGCGTGTTAGCTCAAAAAACTACCACAGCCAATTTAGCGTCTGAATGTTCGGCCTCCGGCACTTCGTTGCTCATTCAAAACTCAGGCAGGATTGTGTCGGCGGGAACGAGAGGCGGGACCACTTACACGAATCCTGCAGAACACCCAGGGGTCTGCATTGCGACGCATTCCCAAGACACCGGTGAGCAGACTTCAAACACTTGGACTAAATTGGGTGGCAACTTGGGGTTTCGGTCGCTCCACCCGACATCTGAAGGCGGCTTCATGTCCATTGGTACCGTTTGCGATGCCAACAATGACAATTGCCAACTGGGTGTCGCCCGTTACGGCACTGCAGGCACATTGCAATTGTCCTTTGGGAATAACGGCGTTGGCAAAATCGGGCTGCCGGCGAGAACAAACCTCCAGTCTGCTGTACCGCTGCCGGACGACAGTCTGATGGTCTTAGGCAGTCGCGTCGTGTATGGGGAAAATTTCAGCAACCCCCAGGCAGGTGCCGTGTGGGTGCGCATGAAAGCCAATGGGTCTGCTGATACTGATTTCGGTACTGGAGGGGTCTTTACAGGCCCCCTCTCCAACCAATCACCCATTCGCTTACTTCCCGACGCGCAAGGGCGTTGGTTAATGATCAGTTATGACGCCCTGACTGCCGGACCGACCAGTTTCCAAATACAGCGTTTGAGCGGATGGAGTCAGCCATAAGTCACCCGTGGCGCAATGGAGACTGCAATCAGTTCATCGACCCTGCTACGCCGTCACGGGCAGCACTTGCAAACATCTCCATTGCAGAGTTGAAAAGGGCGTCGCACGGCTGCTGATGCTGCCTGCGTGGTGCTCTGATTCATTCCTTGCTCTCAAGCCACCTGGCGGTCAGCTGAAACACATAACCAGCTGCGAATCTACGGAATACGAACGTCGCTCTACGCGGCTTTCGCCACATGGAATAGCCACCGCGAAAACGCCTGAAGCACCGGCGACTGCTCCGGCGCATTCGGACTGACCAGGTAATAGCCGCGCTCGCCGCGCAACGGTTTTTGGCAAGCCACCACCAGATCGCCACTGGCCAATTCGGCCTCGATCAACATGGGCGGCATGAGCGCCACGCCCATGCCATGGGTGGCGGCCACCGCCAGCATGGAGAACAATTCGTAGCGCGGGCCGTCCAATGCGCGGGGGGCGTCCACTCCCATCGCATCAAACCACTGCCGCCAGGCGTATGGGCGTGTGCTTTGCTGCAGCAAGGGCAAGTCAGCGAGGGCTTCGGCGGCTACGGGCTGGTGGGCTCTGCCCCGGCCTCGGGGCGCTGTGGACTCCAGCAGGCGCGGGCTGCACACGGGCACGACCTCTTCGTGCATCAGCAACTGGGCCTGCACGCCGGGCCAATTGGCAACCTGCTCGGGCGTTCCTGCATACAAGGCGGCATCGAAGGTAGTGTCGGCAAACAGAAAAGGCCGCGTCTGCGTATCGATGTGCACCACGATGTCGGGGTGCACCTGCGCCAACTGCGGCAGGCGCGGTATCAGCCAGCGGGTGGCGAACGTGGGCACGGCCGCCAGCGACAGCGTGCCGCCCTCGCCCTGGTGGGCCATCACGTCAAGCGTGTCGCGCTCCAGCCCCTGCAGCGAGCGCGCCACCTGGCGGCCATAGTGCGCACCGGCAGGCGTGAGCACCACGCCGTGGCGTGTGCGGCGAAAGAGCTGCACGCCCAAAAACTCCTCCAACGCCTGGATCTGGCGGGACACGGCGCTCTGGGTCAGCGACAGCTCCTGCGCGGCGCGGGTGTAGCTCTCGTGGCGAGCGGCGACTTCAAAACAGGCCAGTGCCTGGGTCGATGGAATGTTGCGGCGCATGATGAATAGGAACTTGTAGTTGACCTTTCCACCATGGAGCGGTGGCCGGCAAGTATTCCATACATTCCATAAACGCATGTCTGGATGAAAAGAACTCGCTTGCGGGGCGCCACGCCACAACCTACGATGCACCCCAGACCCGTTTCTTTTCACGCTTCTTTCGACTTGGAGACACACATGGCCCACGCCGCTTTTCAATGGGATGACCCTTTCCTCCTGAGCCAGCAACTGACCGACGACGAGCGCGCCATCCAGGCCGCTGCCGCCGCCTACTGCCAGGACAAGCTGGCGCCCCGCGTGCTCGACGCCTTCCGCCACGAAAAGATGGACGTGAGCATCTTCCGCGAGATGGGCGAAGTGGGCCTCTTGGGGCCCACCATCCCCGAGCAGTACGGCGGCCCCGGCCTGTCTTACGTGGCCTACGGCCTGATCGCCCGCGAGGTGGAACGCGTGGATTCGGGCTACCGCTCCATGGCCAGCGTGCAAAGCTCGCTGGTGATGGTGCCCATCCATGAGTTCGGCACCGAAGCACAAAAGCAGAAGTACCTGCCCAAGCTCGCCACCGGCGAGTGGATCGGCTGCTTCGGCCTGACCGAGCCCGACCACGGCTCCGACCCCGGCAGCATGGCCACACGCGCCTACAAGGTCGATGGCGGCTACAAGCTCAAGGGCAGCAAGATGTGGATCACCAACAGCCCCGTGGCCGATGTGTTCGTGGTCTGGGCCAAGGAAGTCTCTGAAGGCGGCGCCGTGGGCCCCATCCGCGGCTTTGTGCTGGAAAAGGGCTGGAAGGGCCTGACGGCCCCCGCCATCCACGGCAAGGTGGGCCTGCGCGCCTCCATCACCGGCGAGATCGTGATGGACGACGTGTTCGTGCCCGAAGAAAACGCCTTCCCTGAAGTGCAGGGCCTGAAAGGCCCCTTTACCTGCCTGAACAGCGCGCGCTACGGCATCGCCTGGGGCGCCCTGGGTGCGGCCGAGTTCTGCTGGCACACCGCCCGCCAGTACACGCTGGACCGCAAGCAGTTTGGCCGCCCCCTGGCCGCCAACCAGCTCATCCAGAAGAAGCTGGCCGACATGCAGACCGAAATCGCCATCGGCCTGCAGGCCTGCCTGCAGTTCGGCCGCATGAAGGACGCGGGTACGGCCAGCGTGGAAGGCACCTCCATCATCAAGCGCAACAGCTGCGGCAAGGCGCTGGACATTGCCCGCCTGGCGCGCGACATGATGGGTGGCAACGGCATCAGCGACGAATTCGGCGTGGCCCGCCACCTGGTGAACCTGGAAGTGGTGAACACCTACGAAGGCACGCACGATGTGCACGCACTGATTCTGGGCCGGGCGCAGACGGGAATTGCCGCGTTCGCGAACTGAAGCAAAGAAGACCTCCTGGCCGCTGCACGCTAGACGCGACACGCTACACGCTGCGGCGGTGAGAACTCCCCTCTCCCCTCGCGGGAGAGGGGCCGGGGGAGAGGGGGTTGCGGCGCAACCGGCGTGCCTGATCACCCCCCTCTCCCCCACCCTCTCCCGCGAGGGGAGAGGGAGTGAATGCGGGGTACGCACACGCGCATTTGAAGTGTTTTAGGCCCCTAGCGCTTTATAGACAAGCGCTAGAAGCTATCAATTTAATAGTAAACCATCCCCCATGACCACACCCCCCCCAACGCAGGCGCCCTCGCAGGCATCAAGGTGCTCGACCTCTCCCGCGTGCTGGCCGGGCCATGGTGCACGCAGATCCTGGCCGACCTGGGTGCGGACGTGGTCAAGGTAGAGCGCCCCGGCGTGGGCGACGACACGCGCCAGTGGGGCCCCCCTTTTTGAAAGACGCGGACGGCAACGACACCCACCAGGCCAGCTACTACACCGCCTGCAACCGCAACAAGCGCTCGGTCACCATCGACATGGCCTCGCCCGAAGGCCAGGCGCTCATCAAACAGATGGCACTGGAGGCGGACATCGTGGTGGAGAACTTCAAGGTCGGCGGCCTGAAGCAATACGGACTGGACCACGCGAGCCTGCGCGCACTCAACCCGCGCCTCATCTACTGCTCCGTCACCGGCTTCGGCCAAGACGGCCCCTACGCCGAGCGCGCAGGCTACGACCTGATGGTGCAGGCCATGACGGGCCTGATGAGCATCACAGGCCAGGCCGACACCGAGCCCGGCGGCGGCCCGATGCGCGTGGGCGTGGCCGTGATCGACCTGTTCACCGGCCTGTACGCCAGCAACGCCATCCTGGCCGCGCTGCACGTGCGCGACAACGCGGTGAACGGCACGGGCCAGGGCCAGCACATCGACATGGCCCTGCTCGACGTGGGCATGGCCGTGCTGGCCAACCAAGCCTCGGGCTTCCTGGCTACGGGCAAGGCGCCTGGGCGCATGGGCAACAGCCACCCCAGCCTCGCGCCCTACCAGGACTTTGCGACCGCCGACGGCAACATGCTGCTGGCCATTGGCAACGACGGCCAGTTCCAGCGCTTTTGCGCCGCCGCAGGCCAGCCCCAGTGGGCCAGCGACCCGCGCTATGCCACCAACACGCTGCGCGTGCAAAACCGCACCGCGCTGATCCCCGCCATGGAGGCCGTGACGCGCACCCGTACCACCGCCGACTGGATCGCCCTGCTGGAAGACAAGGCCGTGCCCTGCGGCCCCATCAACACCATTGCCCAAGCGTTTGACGACGCGCAAGTGCAGGCGCGCGGCCTGGCCCTATCGTTGCCACGGTGGAAGGACGGCGAGGCAGGCGATGGCGTGCAACAGATCACCGGCGTGGCCAGCCCGCTGCGCCTGTCGGCCACACCGCCGGTGTTGCGCAACGCGCCTCCGGCCCTGGGCCAGCACACCGACGAAGTGCTGCGTGAACTGGGGTTGGATGACGCACGCATTGCAGCGTTGCGGGTCGCCAAAGCCATTTGACCGGTTCCGCTTCACCACTTGATGGCTTGAAGCAACGCCAAACGCTCAGGGCGGCTTGCGCCACCCAGCGGCGCTGCCACAGCACCCGCCAAGTGGTGTGGCCACTCTGACAACCCCCAGGGCGCACAGGCGCCCTTTGCTGCGATTCCCTGCGCCAGCCTGTGCTGCCCGCCACATATAACAAGGAGACAACACCATGATCCGTCGCACCGCCCTGTCCCTGGGCGTCCTCGCACTCGCCAGCACCGCCGCTGTTATCAGCACAGCCGCACACGCCCAAACCGCTTGGCCCACCAAGCCAATTCGCCTGCTGGTGCCCTTTGCCGCCGGGGTACGACCGACCTGGTGGCCCGCACCATTGCCGAGCCCCTGGGCCGCGAACTGGGCCAGCCTGTGGTGGTGGAAAACAAGGGCGGCGGTGGCGGCAGCATCGGCGCAGCAGAAACAGCCCGCGCCACCCCGACGGCTACAACCTGGGCGTGGCCACGGTGTCCACCACCGCCACCAACCCGGCCATCAACCCCAAGATCCCGTACAACGTGGCCACCGACTTCACGCCCATCGTGAACATTGCGGCCACTCCCAATGTGATTGCCGCCAACCCCAAGCTGCCGTTTCACGACTACAAGGGCATGCTGGCCACCATCAAGAAAGAGCCTGGTAGATACGCCTATGCCTCGCCTGGCAACGGCAGCATCACCCACCTGATGATGGAGATGTTCAAGCTGGACACCCAGACTTTCATGGTGCACGTGCCCTACCGAGGGTCCGGCCCTGCGCTGACCGACGCGGTGGCCGGCCAGGTGCCACTGATTTTTGACAACCTGCCCTCCGCCCTGCCCTTCATCAAGGAAAAGCGCCTGGTCGCCCTGGTGGTGGCGGCGCCGCAGCGCGTGGCAGCCTTGCCCGATGTGCCCACCTTCAAAGAGGTGGGCTTGGAGCAGGTCAACCGCATGGCCTATTACGGCATCGTGGGCCCCAAAGGCCTGCCCAAGGACATCGTGGACAAGGTGAACGCGGCCGTGCGCAAGGTGGTGCAAGACCCCGCCATCCGCAAACGCATTGAGGAGACGGGCTCGATCATCATGGCCGACACCCCGGAAGCCTTTGCCAAGCAGATGCGCGAAGAACTGGCCGTGTACAAAGACGTGGTGGCCAAGCAAAAGCTGACCATGGACTGAGCGCCTGTGTGCCCACCTGGGCACATTCAGGCCCTGGGCATCCACCCCTCTGAGCCCCGCCCTGTGCGGGGCTTTTTTCTTGGGTGCGGCCACTTTCAGACCTCCCTGCCCGCAAGCCACAGCCCCTGCGACCCATTTAGCGCTTCACAAAAGCCTGCGCATTCTGATAATGGAGCAGCCCCAGCCCATGTCGCCCCTGTTTGCGCGTGGCGCTGTGGCGTGCTGCGGCCTTCCCTTTGCCCCAACGGACCCCGAGTCCACTGCAGGAGGTTCCCCATGAAGCTCAGTGTCAAGCTCCCACTCGCATTCATGGCCGCGCTGCTGCTGCTCATGATGGCAGCGCTGTTCGGCATCCAGCAGCTCAATCAGGCGCTGAACGTGTACGAAACCACGGTGGCCCACAACTACGAGCACGAGCGACGGGCCGCTACCATGCTGCAAGACTTCAAGGTGCAGGTGCAAGAGTGGAAGAACGTGCTGCTGCGCGGCAAGGACGCCGCCCAACGCGACCGTTACTGGGCGGCCTTTCAAAAGCAGGAAAAAGCCGTGGCCCAGGCCGTCAGCCAATTGCAAAGCGACCTGCCCAGCGGCCCGGCACTGGACAAAGTGCGCGCCTTCAGCCAGGCGCATGAACGCATGGGCGCGGTCTACCGCAAGGGCTACGAGGCCTTTCAGGCCGCAGACAACGATGCCCAGGCAGGGGATAAAGCCGTGCAGGGCATGGACCGGGAGCCATCGCAACTGCTGGACCAGGCGGGCGACCTGATTGCCCAGGCCAGCACCGAGGTGGCCAAAGCGGCCGGTCAGCGGGCCAGCCAGGCCAACACCGTCAGCCTGCTGGTGATGCTGGTGGTGTGCGCTGCCAGCGTAGTGGGGGCGCTGGCGTTCAGCCGCTCGGTGGTGCGGCCCATTGGGCAGGCGGTGCAGGTGTCACAGGCCGTGGCCAAGGGTGACCTGACGGCAGCCAACCCATCGCGTGGCAAGGATGAGATCGCGCAACTGCTCAACGCGTTGCACGACATGCAAGGCAGCCTGGCCCAGGTGGTGCAGCGCGTGCGCGCCAACGCCCAGAGCGTCGCCGGGGCCAGCGCCGAGATCGCCACGGGCAACAACGACCTGTCCATGCGCACAGAGCAACAAGCCAGCGCGCTGGAGCAAACCTCGGCCTCGATGGAGGAACTGAACTCCACCGTACAGGCCAACGCCGACAGCGCGCGCCAGGCCAGCCAACTGGCGGTGAATGCATCGTCGGTAGCGGTGCAAGGCGGCAACGTGGTGGCCGAAGTGGTAACCACCATGCGCGGCATCAACGACAGTAGCAAAAGAATCGCCGACATCATTGGCGTGATCGATGGCATCGCCTTCCAGACCAACATCCTGGCGCTGAATGCGGCGGTGGAAGCGGCCCGTGCCGGGGAGCAAGGCCGGGGCTTTGCCGTGGTGGCCAGCGAGGTGCGCAGCCTGGCCCAGCGCAGCGCCCAGGCCGCCAAAGAGATCAAGGGGTTGATCCACACCAGCGTGGAGCGGGTAGAGCAAGGATCGGCACTGGTCGATCAGGCGGGCACCACCATGACCGAGGTGGTGGCCTCCATCCGCCGCGTGACGGACATCGTGGCCGAGATCAGCGCCGCCAGCAGCGAGCAAAGCCAGGGTGTGAGCCAGGTGGGCGAGGCCATCACCCAGATGGACCAGGTCACCCAGCAGAACGCCGCCTTGGTCGAGGAAAGCGCTGCCGCAGCCGACAGCCTCAGGGTGCAAGCGCAGCAACTGGTGGAGGCCGTGGCGGTGTTCCGCCTGTCAGCGCACGATGCCGACACGCGCGCTCTGGCAGACCCCGCAGGCAGCCTGCAATTGGCGGCAGGCTGACCACGCGCTGCTAGCACAGGTCACAGAGGCCCCGAAGGCCCCAGAGACCACTCACAAAATCGCACCCGGCTGCTCTCCCCGCTCGTACACCACATGGGCGCGGCCCACGATCAGGGGGTCGAGCGTGCCCAGGCGTGCCAGGTCTTTGGCGGCATAGGGCAGCTTGTGCAGCACGTAGCGCATCGCGTTCAGGCGTGCACGCTTCTTGCAGTCGCTCTTGATCACCGTCCAAGGCGCATCGGCCGTGTCGGTGTCGCAAAACATGGCCTCTTTGGCGCGGGTGTAGTCGTCCCATTTGTCCAGCGATGCGGTGTCGATGGGGCTGAGCTTCCACTGCTTGAGCGGGTGCGCCTCGCGCTCCTTGAAGCGGCGGCGTTGCTCCTTTTGGCTGACGGAGAACCAGAATTTGATCACATGCACGCCGCTGCGCACCAGGTGGCGCTCAAACTCAGGCGCCTGGCGCATGAACTCGCTGTACTCGGCATCCGAGCAAAAGCCCATCACACGCTCCACCCCGGCGCGGTTGTACCAGCTGCGGTCAAACATCACGATCTCGCCCTGCGTCGGCAGGTGCTGCACATAGCGCTGAAAGTACCACTGGCCGCGCTCGGTCTCGGTGGGCTTTTGCAGCGCCACAACGCGCGCACCACGGGGATTGAGGTGCTCCATGAAGCGCTTGATGGTGCCGCCCTTGCCTGCCGCATCGCGCCCCTCAAACAAGATCACCACGCGCTGGCCGGTCTCCTTCACCCAGGCCTGCAGCTTGAGCAGCTCCACCTGCAGCCGAAACTTCTCGCGCTCGTAGGTCGAGCGGCGCAACAGGTTGCGGTAAGGGTAAGCCCCCCGGCGCCAGTCGCGGGCAAGCTCCTCGTCGGGGTTGACGCCATCGGCATCTCCGTCGCCACTGGCCTCACGGCCCACATGCTGGCGCAGGGCTTCGTGCAACGCCTCCAGGTCGTCTTGCGATGCGCCCTCCAGCAGCGCCCGCAGGCTGGCAATGCGCTGCTGGGTGGATTGGGTGGCGTCATCGCTGCTGAGCAAGGACAACACCGCGGCCGTCTGCTGCCCCTGCGCAGCCTGCACCGCTTGCTGCGCCACATGCCGGGCCAGCGTGGCGGGCTGCAGGCTGGGTGGCACGTCGCCCCGGGCCACCGTGCGCACGGCGCGGGGTGAGGCCTTCACCACAGCCCCCGCCGCAGCGCTTGCGCGCCGGCGTGTGGCGGGCGCTGCGGCCTCCACATTGCCCAAAGGGCTGGAAGAGATCGAAGGACTGGCCGAAGCGGATGGGGTGGTGGGAGCACGGCGTGGGGTCATGGCAAGGTCTCCGGTTGGGTGCCCCAGGGGGCTACGCTGCAGACTGCATGAACTTCAAGGGCCACACAGCAAGCGTCGCAGCGCACCTGGGTGCACGTCACAAAATCGTCAAAAACCCCATTCTTGCGCGCAGGGCTCGCAGCGATTTGACAGACATCAAGGCGGTTTGCAATAGCCAGCCATGCCCTGTCGCGAGCTTGAGGCGGGGCCCGCCCTATCTATATAAAAACACAGCCTAGCGCTTTATATACAAGCGCTAACAGCTATATTTTTAATAGCAAACCAATTACTCGCGGCCTGGCTCCACCACGGCGCCCAGGTTGTCCAGCGTGGCCAGGCAGGCCTGGGCCACTTCAACGCCCTTCTTCACGAAGTGCTCGCGGTAAAAGCGCAGGTGGTCCTCGTGCTCGTGAAAGTCGCGGGGGGTGAGTACGGCAGACAGCACGGGCACGTCGGTGTCCAGTTGCACACGCATCATCCCGTCGATCACGGCAGAGGTCACAAACTCGTGGCGGTAGATGCCACCGTTCACCACCAGCGCGCAAGCCACGATGGCGTCGTAGCGCCCGCTGCGCGCCAGCTTTTTGGCCAGCAGCGGTATCTCGAAGGCTCCAGGCACCTCGTAGTGCACCACCTGGCTGGGCGACAAGCCACTGCGAGCGAACTCGGCCACCGCAGCATCGCGGGCCTGGTGAACGATGTCCCGATGCCAGTTGGCGCAGAGAATGGCCACGCGCTCGTTGCGGGGCACTGCGCTGGTGCGGCCCAACTCGGCGTTGGCGGCTGCGGCATGGGAATGGAAGGACTGATTCATGGACTTATCTCGTTGCGAAGAAAGGGCTACCAGAATCAGGGCGCGCGCGAACAGGGGCACCCGTGCAACACAAGGCACCCGCGTGCAACCCCACGCGCATTGCGCGGCCCACCCGCCCTGCCCCAACAAGCACAGCAAGCCAACCGCAGCCACACGCGCAGCGCCACACACGGGCACCCCACTGAACGGGAGGCCCATGGCTTCGCGATCTCTTTCATCCGGACTGTGACCGTCGGCTCTGGCATCGCACCAGATCTGCTGACCCTGCGGGGTGGTTCTTCCAGAAGGAGGAACGGCCCTGCAGGCGCTCGCGGGCTCCTGCAACCTTGTCAGGCCACAGATACCGCCGGTGGGGAATTTCACCCCGCCCTGAGAACGCTACCGGGCGTGAAAAGGCTCCAAGCCCGGCGCAGGCGATTCTAGGCCCACCCAGCCATGCCGTTGCCATCGATCGCTTTGCCCACGTTGCCCACTCTGGCAGTGCGATTTTTCAGGGCTGCGTGGTCAAGCGCTGCTGCACATGACTCACCGGGGCCGCTCAAAGCCGCCCTCGGCCCAAGCGGCGGCACTGGCAACCGTGAGCTTGAAGGTGGGCGGCACACGCACGCGCCCCAGTTCTTCGCCCAGTTCGTCCTGCGCGCTCAGAGTGGCCGTGGCGCCCTCTTCGTCCGGCACGATGGCCAGGGCCACGCGCAGGCGCTGGCCTTGCACGGTGACGTGCACGCTCTTGTTGAGCTGGGCATGCAACTGCTGCTCGTGGCGGCGAATCACCTCGCTGGCGGTTTTAACCAGGGTGTTGAAGGCCGACACATCCAGGGGCTTGGGGTTCTTCTTGTCGCGCCCCATGGTCCAGGGCCCCACCAGGGCGGGCTCGGCCTCGCCTCGCAGCGTCATCGCCACGGCCCAGCCGTCGTCGTCTTCGTTTTTGATGACACGCGCCGTCCAGCGGCCGTCGCTCCAAAGGCGTGGTTCCTGAACAGCGTCGGTCGTGTCGTGGGTGTCTTGCATGGGCGGGGCGAAAAAGGCCAAGGAGGCGAAGGAGGGGCGCAGAGCATAACGGCTCAGGGCACCTTGCACTGAAAGCTGCGATTCAGAGCCACCGAACAGGGCCATTGCACCGTGAAGCACAGCCCTTGCCTGCAGCCATCGACCTGTTTTTCAATAACTGTTCGTTATTGATCGGGGCGATCAAAAACCGTCCATTGGACGGCTGGCCGCCTCGCGCAGAACGTCCATGAAGGCCTGCGCGGCCGGTGTCGGCGGCTCGCCCAGCCGGGTGATCAGGCCATAGTCGGGCATGCGGTCTGGCAGCTCTACCGGGATGCGGGCCAACAGGCCTTTGTTCACGTATTTTTCGACCAGCGCGGCGGGCTGCAACGACAGCATGTCGGTGGTGTGCATCAGCTCTAGCGCAAACAAAAAAGAAGGCGTCTCGACCACACCCGAGGTGGGTGCCAGGCCAGCGCTGCCAAAGATATCGTCCGACACCTTGCGCACGGCGGTAGAGGCGGGGTACAGAATCCAGGGCCAGTGGGCCAGCTCGGTCAAGGCCAGGTCCACCGTGCCGCGCAAAGGGTGGTGCAGCCCGGCCACCACCTGCAGTGGCTCGGCAGACAGGCGCTCGTAATGGAACTGGCTGCGCTGCGCCTCGTCCGTGAAGCGGCCGATCATCAGGTCGATCTTTCGTTCGGCCAGCCACACCACCAGCTGGTCGCTGCTCTGCTCCAGAATTTTGAGCACCAGCAAAGGCCGCAGGCGCTGGATTTCAGCCACCGACGCCACCAGCAAATGGGCTGCGGAGCCGGTGATGGCGCCAATCGACAAGTGGCCATGCCCGCCTTGCTTGAGGGCATTGAATTCGTCCACAAACTGGCGCTGGCCGTCGAGCACAGCGCTGGCATAGCGCAGGGTAAAAAGCCCCAGCTCGTTAGGCCGCATGCCGCGCGACAAGCGGTCAAACAAACGCGCCTCCAGGATCTCCTCGATGTCCATCAGGATCTTGGTGGCCGCAGGCTGGGTGACGTGCATCTGCTCGGCCGTCAAACGCAGGTTGCGGGTACGCCCGAGGATGTCCAGAAACTGCAAATGCCGAAACCGCAGCCGCGCACAGGCCTGCGCCAAAGACAAGGGTTTACCCGGAAAAACGTCTGTACCCATAACCATTTGGAATGGATCGTAGCAAAAAATTCAGTAGACCCACGCTGGGGCCAGACCTACCCTTCGGCCTGCGTCACTGACGGGCCTACAAAGGAACCGCAGGGCGTGGGCGGCACACCTGCCGCGACACAGCCATACCAACGGAGACAAACATGAAGTTCAAATCCCTCGCCCTGGCCGCCACCGTGCTGGCCGCTTTGGCCGCCCCGGTGTCCGCGCAAATCAAAGAGCATGTGTTCAAGGTGGGCATCGGCCTGAGCGAAGACCACCCCCAGGCACTGGCCGTCAAGCACTTTGCCGAAAAACTGGCCGCCAAGAGCGGCGGCAAGATGAACGCCAAACTGTTTGCCAGCGGCTCGCTG
This genomic window contains:
- a CDS encoding delta-60 repeat domain-containing protein, which encodes MRIAYTLPSIAIRTIFSTAGLLVFLTACGGSGSGNSTPTVPTSNPLKLDTTYGAGGTAQVNWPVPSALVLQSDGKLILAGSRQTAPLPAGSWTGRTAREVFAIRLTANGALDTTFGTNGEVKISVLGSDTPSDIKLQKNGRILVAVNAAQPCSVQEHSLTAPCLTSAGSNAKYSSQLIALTQEGAIDKTFGESGVASTAASRNPESLSLAVHSDQRILLLRSTGYELTGLSEYGRVLDMFSADGVLAQKTTTANLASECSASGTSLLIQNSGRIVSAGTRGGTTYTNPAEHPGVCIATHSQDTGEQTSNTWTKLGGNLGFRSLHPTSEGGFMSIGTVCDANNDNCQLGVARYGTAGTLQLSFGNNGVGKIGLPARTNLQSAVPLPDDSLMVLGSRVVYGENFSNPQAGAVWVRMKANGSADTDFGTGGVFTGPLSNQSPIRLLPDAQGRWLMISYDALTAGPTSFQIQRLSGWSQP
- a CDS encoding acyl-CoA dehydrogenase; this translates as MAHAAFQWDDPFLLSQQLTDDERAIQAAAAAYCQDKLAPRVLDAFRHEKMDVSIFREMGEVGLLGPTIPEQYGGPGLSYVAYGLIAREVERVDSGYRSMASVQSSLVMVPIHEFGTEAQKQKYLPKLATGEWIGCFGLTEPDHGSDPGSMATRAYKVDGGYKLKGSKMWITNSPVADVFVVWAKEVSEGGAVGPIRGFVLEKGWKGLTAPAIHGKVGLRASITGEIVMDDVFVPEENAFPEVQGLKGPFTCLNSARYGIAWGALGAAEFCWHTARQYTLDRKQFGRPLAANQLIQKKLADMQTEIAIGLQACLQFGRMKDAGTASVEGTSIIKRNSCGKALDIARLARDMMGGNGISDEFGVARHLVNLEVVNTYEGTHDVHALILGRAQTGIAAFAN
- a CDS encoding LysR family transcriptional regulator, translating into MRRNIPSTQALACFEVAARHESYTRAAQELSLTQSAVSRQIQALEEFLGVQLFRRTRHGVVLTPAGAHYGRQVARSLQGLERDTLDVMAHQGEGGTLSLAAVPTFATRWLIPRLPQLAQVHPDIVVHIDTQTRPFLFADTTFDAALYAGTPEQVANWPGVQAQLLMHEEVVPVCSPRLLESTAPRGRGRAHQPVAAEALADLPLLQQSTRPYAWRQWFDAMGVDAPRALDGPRYELFSMLAVAATHGMGVALMPPMLIEAELASGDLVVACQKPLRGERGYYLVSPNAPEQSPVLQAFSRWLFHVAKAA
- a CDS encoding methyl-accepting chemotaxis protein: MKLSVKLPLAFMAALLLLMMAALFGIQQLNQALNVYETTVAHNYEHERRAATMLQDFKVQVQEWKNVLLRGKDAAQRDRYWAAFQKQEKAVAQAVSQLQSDLPSGPALDKVRAFSQAHERMGAVYRKGYEAFQAADNDAQAGDKAVQGMDREPSQLLDQAGDLIAQASTEVAKAAGQRASQANTVSLLVMLVVCAASVVGALAFSRSVVRPIGQAVQVSQAVAKGDLTAANPSRGKDEIAQLLNALHDMQGSLAQVVQRVRANAQSVAGASAEIATGNNDLSMRTEQQASALEQTSASMEELNSTVQANADSARQASQLAVNASSVAVQGGNVVAEVVTTMRGINDSSKRIADIIGVIDGIAFQTNILALNAAVEAARAGEQGRGFAVVASEVRSLAQRSAQAAKEIKGLIHTSVERVEQGSALVDQAGTTMTEVVASIRRVTDIVAEISAASSEQSQGVSQVGEAITQMDQVTQQNAALVEESAAAADSLRVQAQQLVEAVAVFRLSAHDADTRALADPAGSLQLAAG
- a CDS encoding 6,7-dimethyl-8-ribityllumazine synthase, with the translated sequence MNQSFHSHAAAANAELGRTSAVPRNERVAILCANWHRDIVHQARDAAVAEFARSGLSPSQVVHYEVPGAFEIPLLAKKLARSGRYDAIVACALVVNGGIYRHEFVTSAVIDGMMRVQLDTDVPVLSAVLTPRDFHEHEDHLRFYREHFVKKGVEVAQACLATLDNLGAVVEPGRE
- a CDS encoding LysR family transcriptional regulator; amino-acid sequence: MGTDVFPGKPLSLAQACARLRFRHLQFLDILGRTRNLRLTAEQMHVTQPAATKILMDIEEILEARLFDRLSRGMRPNELGLFTLRYASAVLDGQRQFVDEFNALKQGGHGHLSIGAITGSAAHLLVASVAEIQRLRPLLVLKILEQSSDQLVVWLAERKIDLMIGRFTDEAQRSQFHYERLSAEPLQVVAGLHHPLRGTVDLALTELAHWPWILYPASTAVRKVSDDIFGSAGLAPTSGVVETPSFLFALELMHTTDMLSLQPAALVEKYVNKGLLARIPVELPDRMPDYGLITRLGEPPTPAAQAFMDVLREAASRPMDGF
- the ppk2 gene encoding polyphosphate kinase 2, producing the protein MTPRRAPTTPSASASPSISSSPLGNVEAAAPATRRRASAAAGAVVKASPRAVRTVARGDVPPSLQPATLARHVAQQAVQAAQGQQTAAVLSLLSSDDATQSTQQRIASLRALLEGASQDDLEALHEALRQHVGREASGDGDADGVNPDEELARDWRRGAYPYRNLLRRSTYEREKFRLQVELLKLQAWVKETGQRVVILFEGRDAAGKGGTIKRFMEHLNPRGARVVALQKPTETERGQWYFQRYVQHLPTQGEIVMFDRSWYNRAGVERVMGFCSDAEYSEFMRQAPEFERHLVRSGVHVIKFWFSVSQKEQRRRFKEREAHPLKQWKLSPIDTASLDKWDDYTRAKEAMFCDTDTADAPWTVIKSDCKKRARLNAMRYVLHKLPYAAKDLARLGTLDPLIVGRAHVVYERGEQPGAIL